The Sphingomonas sp. KR3-1 genome contains a region encoding:
- a CDS encoding nucleotidyltransferase family protein, with protein sequence MSPGWRLAHALRAPETALGFRPAEWTELFAVARAEQMAGTLAHRLNGLALPAQVQRLVDDAIASAGQVRLAALWEAEMARRALAPLGVPVVLLKGTAFAAAGLAPSVGRNIGDLDILVPRERLDAVEAALIAAGWEWVKPDPYDDAYYRRWMHELPPLIHRERDRMIDVHHTILPRTAKIRPDPLALLRDAEPLENGLCILSAPDRLVHAVAHLLADGDLAGGMRNLWDIHCLLASEVPAGLTDRARHHGLEAEMARALRLSRALYGTPVEAGRLTLVDRLYLRRLTARDGWGRQTRKLLRQAFYLRSHWLRMPPAMLARHLWTKYRKGHRPLG encoded by the coding sequence ATGAGCCCCGGCTGGCGCCTCGCCCATGCCCTGCGCGCGCCTGAAACCGCGCTTGGCTTCCGGCCCGCGGAGTGGACGGAGCTGTTCGCCGTCGCGCGGGCGGAGCAGATGGCGGGAACGCTCGCGCACCGCCTGAACGGGCTCGCGCTGCCGGCGCAGGTCCAGCGCCTGGTCGACGACGCGATCGCCTCCGCCGGGCAGGTCCGCCTCGCCGCGCTGTGGGAGGCCGAGATGGCGCGCCGCGCGCTGGCGCCGCTGGGCGTGCCGGTGGTCTTGCTCAAGGGCACCGCCTTCGCCGCGGCCGGCCTGGCGCCCTCGGTCGGCCGCAATATTGGCGACCTCGACATCCTGGTCCCCCGCGAGCGGCTGGACGCGGTCGAGGCCGCGCTGATCGCCGCCGGCTGGGAATGGGTGAAGCCCGATCCCTATGACGACGCCTATTACCGGCGCTGGATGCACGAGCTGCCCCCGCTCATCCACCGCGAGCGCGACCGGATGATCGACGTCCACCACACGATCCTGCCGCGTACCGCGAAAATCCGCCCGGACCCGCTGGCGCTGCTGCGGGATGCCGAGCCGCTCGAAAACGGGCTGTGCATCCTTTCGGCGCCGGACCGTCTGGTGCACGCGGTCGCGCACCTCCTGGCCGATGGCGATCTGGCCGGCGGCATGCGCAACCTTTGGGACATTCACTGCCTGTTGGCGTCCGAAGTGCCGGCCGGCCTGACGGACCGCGCCCGGCACCACGGCCTCGAGGCCGAAATGGCCCGCGCCCTGCGCCTGTCGCGCGCGCTGTACGGCACCCCGGTCGAGGCCGGCCGCCTCACCCTGGTCGACCGCCTCTATCTCCGCCGCCTCACCGCGCGCGACGGCTGGGGCCGGCAGACCCGCAAGCTCCTCCGCCAGGCCTTCTACCTGCGCTCGCACTGGCTGCGCATGCCCCCCGCGATGCTCGCCCGCCACCTGTGGACCAAATACCGCAAGGGCCATCGCCCGCTCGGCTGA
- a CDS encoding HprK-related kinase A → MRHVAHLAIGPVGFRIGSDWRAPIAQLEALYRDYPRPEIPDFNVHLFAARPWRRVLRPAVMIGGDYSIPDAAPLPLAQGLLAAEMGMNLQMALAQRRYLLLHASAVERDGRAVLMTGISGAGKSTLAALLMARGWRLMGDEFVLIDPATGLAHAFPRLIGLKNQAIAVAQAAHPQGRFGPLLAGTPKGDIRHLVPDARAIRAQQLPAEPALLLFPRFGFAAAERPVPPSEAFVRLTQASTNYVHLAERGFAALTRLVRTVPARAIDYPDTDAGIALVEALA, encoded by the coding sequence CATCTCGCGATCGGTCCGGTCGGCTTCCGCATCGGCAGCGACTGGCGCGCGCCGATCGCGCAGCTCGAGGCGCTCTACCGCGACTATCCCAGGCCCGAGATCCCGGACTTCAACGTCCATCTCTTCGCCGCGCGCCCGTGGCGCAGGGTCCTGCGCCCCGCGGTGATGATCGGCGGCGACTACAGCATCCCCGACGCCGCGCCGCTGCCGCTCGCCCAGGGGCTGCTCGCCGCCGAGATGGGGATGAACCTGCAGATGGCGCTCGCCCAGCGCCGTTACCTGCTGCTCCACGCCTCCGCGGTCGAGCGGGACGGGCGGGCGGTGCTGATGACCGGCATCTCGGGCGCCGGCAAGTCCACCCTCGCGGCGCTGCTGATGGCGCGCGGCTGGCGGCTGATGGGCGACGAATTCGTGCTGATCGACCCCGCCACCGGGCTCGCGCATGCCTTTCCCCGCCTGATCGGCCTCAAGAACCAGGCCATCGCGGTGGCGCAGGCGGCGCACCCCCAGGGTCGCTTCGGCCCGCTGCTCGCCGGCACGCCCAAGGGCGACATCCGCCATCTGGTCCCCGATGCTCGAGCAATACGGGCCCAGCAGCTGCCCGCCGAGCCCGCCTTGCTGCTGTTTCCCCGCTTCGGCTTCGCGGCGGCCGAGCGCCCGGTGCCGCCGAGCGAAGCGTTCGTACGCCTTACCCAGGCCTCGACCAACTATGTCCATTTGGCCGAGCGCGGCTTCGCGGCGCTGACCCGGCTCGTGCGGACGGTTCCGGCCCGCGCGATCGACTATCCGGACACCGATGCGGGCATCGCGCTGGTCGAGGCGCTCGCATGA
- a CDS encoding HAD hydrolase-like protein, giving the protein MADFPFDIVGFDLDGTLIDTSADLAGAVNHALDLAGRPRLDMAAVMTMVGRGAKHMLEQALEASGGYDETLMARVYPALLDWYRDHVADQSRPFPGMIAALDDLAARGVTLAIVTNKFEYLAVKLIEELGLAPRFATIIGGDTMGKGNAKPSALPIQEMIRRCGGGRAAFVGDSIYDTLAAKNAGVPSVAVRFGFLAQPVEELGADAVIDSFDALVPALARLGA; this is encoded by the coding sequence ATGGCTGATTTCCCCTTCGATATCGTCGGTTTCGACCTGGACGGCACGCTGATCGACACCAGCGCCGACCTGGCCGGCGCCGTGAACCACGCGCTCGACCTGGCCGGGCGCCCCCGGCTCGACATGGCGGCGGTGATGACCATGGTCGGGCGCGGCGCCAAGCATATGCTGGAGCAGGCGCTGGAGGCCTCGGGCGGCTATGACGAAACGCTGATGGCGCGCGTCTATCCGGCGCTGCTCGACTGGTACCGCGACCATGTTGCCGACCAGTCGCGCCCCTTTCCGGGCATGATCGCGGCGCTCGACGACCTTGCGGCGCGCGGCGTGACGCTGGCGATCGTCACCAACAAGTTCGAATATCTCGCGGTGAAGCTGATCGAGGAACTGGGCTTGGCGCCGCGCTTCGCGACGATCATCGGCGGCGACACGATGGGCAAGGGCAATGCCAAGCCCTCCGCCCTGCCGATCCAGGAGATGATCCGGCGCTGCGGCGGCGGGCGCGCGGCGTTCGTCGGCGATTCGATCTACGACACGCTGGCGGCGAAGAATGCCGGGGTGCCGAGCGTCGCGGTCCGCTTCGGCTTCCTCGCCCAGCCGGTGGAGGAGCTGGGCGCCGACGCCGTGATCGACAGCTTCGACGCGCTGGTGCCGGCGCTGGCGCGGCTGGGCGCCTAG
- the glmU gene encoding bifunctional UDP-N-acetylglucosamine diphosphorylase/glucosamine-1-phosphate N-acetyltransferase GlmU, with the protein MTAPIAAIILAAGKGTRMKSDTHKVLHPIAGRPMLLHLIDSVKALGAEREVVVVGAGKEQVEAAVHPLGVETAEQAEQLGTGHAVRMAEAALAGFQGDVLILYGDVPLVTTETMRRMLDALHGEGGPSVVVLGFRPADPGAYGRVIVGADGRLEKIVEYKDATPEERAVTLCNSGLMAVRSADLFRLLAQLRSDNAAGEYYLTDLVELARAEGRFAVGVETDAIEVAGVNSRGELAGLEFEWQQRRRTRAMVEGATLIAPETVWFAYDTQVGRDVTIEPNVVFGPGVSVADRVTLRAFSHIEGAEILSGADVGPYARLRPGARLEQGAKVGNFVEVKKAVIGPGAKVNHLSYIGDASVGAGANIGAGTITCNYDGFLKYRTVIGNGAFVGSNSALVAPVTIGDGAIVGAGSVVTRDVESDALGITRAEQQVKPGWARKFRAAMKAKKEAAKK; encoded by the coding sequence ATGACCGCACCGATTGCAGCCATCATCCTAGCGGCCGGCAAGGGCACCCGGATGAAGTCGGACACCCACAAGGTGCTCCATCCCATCGCCGGGCGGCCGATGCTGCTTCACCTGATCGACAGCGTGAAGGCGCTGGGCGCCGAGCGCGAGGTCGTGGTGGTGGGCGCGGGCAAGGAGCAGGTCGAGGCGGCGGTCCATCCGCTCGGCGTCGAGACCGCCGAGCAGGCCGAGCAGCTCGGCACCGGCCATGCCGTGCGCATGGCGGAGGCGGCGCTTGCCGGTTTCCAGGGCGATGTCCTCATCCTCTATGGCGACGTGCCGCTGGTCACCACCGAGACGATGCGCCGGATGCTCGATGCGCTGCACGGCGAGGGCGGCCCCAGCGTGGTCGTGCTCGGCTTCCGCCCCGCCGACCCGGGCGCCTATGGCCGGGTGATCGTCGGTGCCGATGGCCGGCTCGAGAAGATCGTCGAGTACAAGGACGCGACGCCCGAGGAGCGGGCGGTGACCCTCTGCAATTCCGGCCTGATGGCGGTGCGCTCGGCGGACCTGTTCCGCCTGCTCGCCCAGCTCAGGAGCGACAACGCCGCCGGCGAATATTACCTGACCGACCTGGTCGAGCTCGCCCGCGCCGAGGGGCGCTTCGCGGTGGGGGTCGAGACCGATGCGATCGAGGTCGCCGGGGTGAACAGCCGCGGCGAGCTGGCCGGGCTCGAGTTCGAGTGGCAGCAGCGCCGCCGCACCCGCGCGATGGTCGAGGGCGCCACGCTGATCGCGCCGGAGACGGTGTGGTTCGCCTATGACACCCAGGTCGGCCGCGACGTGACGATCGAGCCGAACGTCGTGTTCGGCCCCGGCGTAAGCGTGGCGGACCGCGTCACCCTCCGCGCCTTCAGCCATATCGAAGGCGCCGAGATCCTGTCGGGCGCCGATGTCGGCCCCTATGCCCGCCTGCGCCCCGGCGCGCGGCTGGAGCAGGGCGCCAAGGTCGGCAATTTCGTCGAGGTGAAGAAGGCCGTGATCGGCCCGGGCGCCAAGGTGAACCATCTCAGCTATATCGGCGACGCCTCGGTGGGGGCGGGGGCCAATATCGGCGCGGGCACGATCACCTGCAATTATGACGGATTTTTAAAGTACCGGACAGTCATAGGAAACGGCGCCTTTGTAGGAAGCAACAGCGCACTGGTCGCGCCGGTCACGATCGGTGACGGCGCGATCGTGGGCGCCGGATCGGTGGTCACCCGCGATGTCGAGAGCGATGCGCTCGGGATCACGCGGGCCGAACAGCAGGTGAAGCCGGGCTGGGCGCGCAAGTTCCGCGCGGCGATGAAGGCGAAGAAGGAGGCGGCGAAGAAGTGA
- the glmS gene encoding glutamine--fructose-6-phosphate transaminase (isomerizing), with amino-acid sequence MCGIVGIVGKEDVAERLYDGLKRLEYRGYDSAGIATDVDGRIERRRASGKLVNLGKELAANPLPGTTGIAHTRWATHGGPTTNNAHPHATGEVALVHNGIIENFKTLRDELIARGRKFESETDTEVVAHLVSEKVEAGMAPADAVRDVLPRLHGAFALAILFRQHPDLLVGARLGSPLVVGYGDGETYLGSDALALAPLTQRIAYLEEGDWVVITQGGAEIFDKDNNPVERPITISGVTGELVSKGNHRHYMLKEIYEQPIVVAQTLRAYLQRMEEKVTLPIPDFDLSAVKRVTIVACGTSFYAGMVAKYWFEQFARVPVDLDVASEFRYRAPVMEEGGLMIVISQSGETADTLAALRHARAEGQTIAAVVNVPTSSMAREADLLLPTHAGPEIGVASTKAFTCQLAVLAALAANLAKAKGRLSEADERALVKHLAEAPAALNGALAYDEAIQAMAGVVAAARDVLYLGRGTDYPLALEGALKLKEISYIHAEGYAAGEMKHGPIALIDDAVPVIVIAPSGPLFEKTVSNMQEVQARGGKVILISDYDGIEAAGEGCVATITMPKVHPLIAPLVYAVPVQLLAYHVAVAKGTDVDQPRNLAKSVTVE; translated from the coding sequence ATGTGCGGAATCGTTGGGATCGTCGGCAAGGAAGACGTCGCCGAGCGGCTGTACGACGGGCTCAAGCGCCTCGAATATCGCGGCTATGATTCGGCCGGCATCGCCACCGATGTCGATGGCCGGATCGAGCGCCGCCGCGCCTCGGGCAAGCTGGTCAATCTCGGCAAGGAGCTGGCGGCCAACCCGCTGCCCGGCACCACCGGCATCGCCCATACCCGCTGGGCGACGCATGGCGGCCCGACCACGAACAACGCGCATCCGCATGCCACCGGCGAAGTCGCGCTGGTCCACAACGGCATCATCGAGAACTTCAAGACGCTGCGCGACGAGCTGATCGCGCGCGGCCGCAAGTTCGAGAGCGAGACCGACACCGAAGTCGTCGCGCACCTGGTCAGCGAGAAGGTCGAGGCGGGCATGGCTCCTGCCGATGCCGTGCGCGACGTGCTGCCGCGCCTGCACGGCGCCTTCGCGCTCGCCATCCTGTTCCGCCAGCACCCGGACCTGCTGGTCGGTGCAAGGCTCGGCTCGCCGCTGGTCGTCGGCTATGGCGATGGCGAGACCTATCTCGGCTCCGATGCGCTGGCGCTCGCTCCGCTCACCCAGCGCATCGCCTATCTTGAGGAAGGCGACTGGGTCGTCATCACGCAGGGCGGCGCCGAGATCTTCGACAAGGACAACAACCCCGTCGAGCGCCCGATCACCATTTCGGGCGTCACCGGCGAGCTCGTCTCCAAGGGCAATCACCGGCACTACATGCTCAAGGAGATCTATGAGCAGCCGATCGTCGTCGCCCAGACGCTGCGCGCCTATCTCCAGCGCATGGAAGAGAAGGTGACGCTGCCGATCCCGGACTTCGACCTGTCGGCGGTCAAGCGCGTCACCATCGTCGCCTGCGGCACCAGCTTCTATGCCGGCATGGTCGCCAAATACTGGTTCGAGCAGTTCGCCCGCGTGCCGGTCGACCTCGATGTCGCCAGCGAGTTCCGCTACCGCGCGCCGGTGATGGAGGAGGGCGGGCTGATGATCGTCATCAGCCAGTCGGGCGAGACCGCCGACACGCTCGCGGCGCTGCGCCATGCCCGTGCCGAGGGCCAGACGATCGCCGCGGTGGTCAATGTCCCGACCAGCTCGATGGCGCGCGAGGCGGACCTGCTGCTGCCGACGCATGCCGGGCCCGAGATCGGCGTCGCCTCGACCAAGGCGTTCACCTGCCAGCTCGCGGTGCTCGCCGCGCTCGCCGCCAACCTCGCCAAGGCCAAGGGCCGGCTGTCCGAGGCCGATGAGCGGGCGCTGGTCAAGCACCTTGCCGAGGCGCCGGCGGCGCTCAACGGCGCGCTTGCCTATGACGAGGCGATCCAGGCGATGGCCGGCGTGGTCGCCGCCGCGCGCGACGTGCTCTATCTCGGTCGCGGCACCGATTATCCGCTCGCTTTGGAAGGCGCGCTGAAGCTCAAGGAAATCAGCTATATCCACGCCGAGGGCTATGCCGCCGGCGAGATGAAGCATGGCCCGATCGCGCTGATCGACGATGCCGTGCCGGTGATCGTGATCGCCCCTTCGGGTCCGCTGTTCGAGAAGACCGTCAGCAACATGCAGGAAGTGCAGGCGCGCGGCGGCAAGGTGATCCTGATCTCGGACTATGACGGGATCGAAGCGGCGGGCGAGGGCTGCGTCGCGACGATCACCATGCCCAAGGTCCACCCGCTGATCGCGCCTTTGGTCTATGCGGTGCCGGTGCAGCTGCTCGCCTATCACGTCGCGGTGGCCAAGGGCACGGACGTCGACCAGCCGCGCAACCTCGCCAAGTCGGTCACCGTCGAATAG
- a CDS encoding DUF4019 domain-containing protein, with protein MRVLRIAIAALVLSGCSIGKDLPVAEAEAVRFHQLLDSGKLDETWKNTTPQFRSATPQAQWLGLVGAVHKKLGKLRSAKTVGWNDNFNTNDHVIVLNQEAQYEHGTAQEQFAYSIADGKAVLQEYHVNSNALIAN; from the coding sequence ATGCGGGTTCTGAGGATCGCCATAGCGGCGCTGGTGCTTTCGGGCTGTTCGATCGGCAAGGACCTTCCCGTTGCCGAGGCTGAGGCCGTTCGCTTCCATCAACTGCTCGATTCCGGGAAGCTCGATGAGACCTGGAAGAACACCACGCCGCAGTTCCGCAGCGCAACGCCCCAGGCGCAATGGCTCGGGCTCGTCGGCGCGGTGCACAAGAAGCTTGGCAAGCTCCGCTCGGCCAAGACGGTGGGCTGGAACGACAATTTCAACACCAACGACCATGTCATCGTGCTCAACCAGGAAGCGCAATATGAGCACGGCACCGCGCAAGAGCAGTTCGCCTATTCGATTGCGGACGGCAAGGCAGTGCTTCAGGAATATCACGTCAACTCGAACGCGCTGATCGCGAACTAG